gcactacagaagaaaagtagagcatgatgattaggataaatcaaacatgatgtctcttatgataatcaagaactctctaacataagTGTTGTCACTAAAAGGTTTTTCCAGATTAAGTTTTTCCTAAGATTAATCTATTTCTATGGAATAATCACAAGAattcctaagatgcatgccttcatttaaaattataaactataaagctaagtggtatatgtgaatacataataatgtacaatacaatgacccataaagttaagggcttacgcatggaaataagtacatttttccagtacattacatactaagattttcacttgtacaatttgatgccttataaatcaactaacactcaaaagtaccaaagtattatgagtgtgttgataagcaacatatgtacaaagaaataaatgtttgaagctggaaaataagttgttactcatcttacaactacttaaactttaaaagaggattgttctaaggtccatagacaaattacaagtgctaattcCACCTCTAAGGTTCTTCAaaggaaaatctcactgcataattatgccattagactaggcataagcaacgagactatccattattcagAAGAACGATTGGATAAGTTAATTAGGTAGTCACTTCCTAATGATATCTAAGTCTGCTaatttttaatattccaattaacacatgattagttgactctagttctaaacgtttccttaccagaagtcaacaaataactaacatgagagttagtgactaaattaaatgttaaggctataagaagcataataagcagtcttctaacaacgcctttcgataccttatatattctgaagattaatcagaatatagtatcataattaagcaatgttatgaaggttgtgaggtttgcatagtcaacataaagtcacacttaccttaaactctcatcttatttattctaaatatctggattgaaacattactaagataaaactagatgatagataccttacactttcacaacttttgtcatcatgcaaataAGAATTtaacaaaaggaaaatgagacttataaatttcatccgttgtagccaaaattcatgaaaatcatgacatggttaatgaggatgattttctttcatctaatctcattctaagtgattttaaatcatgacgttaaagccctaaaatatgacttggcttaaggaataagtatgggtccatcataagtcattcaatGATATTCGTGGAACTtagaatattcagacataattcatttatcatttaaagactatctacttgtatctaaattttgtcgcatatggcccacggtcttagaagaaatctattcatatatatatatatatatatatgtgtgtgtgtgtgtgtgtggagagttcaaatgagaagaatttttttgtaagaagaaaaaagaacaaatttcaaccaataagaatgctttattttacttcatttaatataagtatttaatattactacaagggtacattggtaaatctacacaggtcattaatttgtagccttcctctttaatagctaatacattaaattttttgtaacttatcttcaaaatgtatatttttttccaaaaaaataaaataaaataatttaaagtgtaggataaattacaagttgtgtaggacaaattacgagttgtgtaggataaatttcaacgtgtaggatgaactTCGAAaaatgtaggataacttttgatgtgtgtaggcaaaaaaaagttagtgtggaggataattgtctttatgactaattaattagtcaaaaatgataataaatgagataaataaaaaaactatttaatgttttactaaattaccctttgttctttttcttctcaattaaattttcttctcaaatgaaccttccccatatatatatatatatatatatatatatatatatatatatatatatatatatatatatatatatatatatatatatatatatacacttaatAAGAGCATTCCCATCCAGTGCATCATATGTAGTGTGTGGAGTTTTTAAAatgtaaagagtataaaaagtggttgtgagtggaggagagagaaaatattactgttcatctgtatatttggggggacactgttcacccactataatttttttaatatatattgaaagtggttgtgagtgaaagagagagaaaaatgtaatatatattgaaaaggagagagaaaaagtatttgtttttagtggaaatatattgatataggaattgtttttagtgaaatgtatgtatatttttagtggattggatgtgaatgctctaagtttCTGTTAGATATGTCTCTGAGTTTTCTTATGACATCTGGACATTAAGggaatcaaataaagtctaacgtatatatgataggttcccacgtcacgtacctcattgaaacttctcttgtagcatttctagagatattaaagatcagtgggagcattaagtgtcttaataataacttgcaatagttgcaagaggtgtgGGAGTGAAAACTTTATATTACTtcaatttacacctcttgtacaggACACCGCTTCATCACAACACTGTTCCATCAaaacttgtctccttaaaatctaatgatattcttacaaaagtttcattgttgcttaattgtgggcacacttagatttcttacctaaacttacataatcctcaacaagagaaatcacaaagactaacgtcattaacttttttctctattagaattcgttggtcgttaaatattgaccctaagcatgctaagTTCCgaaagatttctaaggtcagtgggagcagtcaaagttcttatcatgacttgcaaggaatacaagcggcggggggaagagtgtcattaaatttcactccgaatttaactccgattacacctcttgtacaccatactacACCAATTCTTACAAATTTAGactgaaaatgatagcaacctaaccaagagctaatccataaaactgaaacttttaaaacccaataatcaactcaggaggtcatctaggtttaaaaacctactaactttgatgattacataacctccctaactgaagttgaaatggattttgaaaaagtttactaatcctatctcttctaattaagccattagcgTCAATTaatcttctaaatggaataaaacagttttctagtaaaactgattttatgtgttcgtataacatttaggatttgattgaattacctaagagtgttcataactaaaccaaatcctaatataagcgttaagacatgaagaagcatgattgattgtcaaagggtaaactcaggaagagataaattatcaaagatttctttgaggatcatcagtgttctagtagcttataacaatttaaagctacattagatgaacattaaaaacaataactggctgacatatttacatgttcattagataacaacctaaagttctATACTAAAGATTAAAGAACACTTTGtttgtaagccaataaaatccatgtatgggtaaatgcaaacatcataatgcgATGAAAACTTAgagtaattattttcatcaagaatcaagtggattaatatacctacctcaagatgagtgtgagcaactaaaataaacttgtctctatagatgacattcttttgacaagtatatgttacataagtcaaagcattgttaacacaaactttgatatcatagatctcagagatatctcttacgtgataGATATCATAAaataccgagatagacccaatgggacattagtttcgttccataagtttaaccttaaatgggtccttacacatgtaacaaacaatattgctctcctttagaggataataggataaatgagattatttatttacgcttcattaattagaagccttatgtaagttcaagtctatactcgtttagatattactcacattacAACACACTAGATATGCCTAGATTAATGTGAAACATCTAATAGAGTATTACAATacctttaaaagaaacgagaggctATGATTTAAAGAAAAAGTGAGAACTCAAACCGGTtgattactctaactttgtgatattcaaagatgataaaaatgtaatttcgggtatatccttatgtcagcagacaaacctatctcatggaagagtcataatggactgatatcaacaacctaagttataacgacctaatatagtcactaaatgttgttggaaatttattagtggactcataagtttattaactccatataattattattttgaagacttagtgtgataaagtcagctaccatgtctccttgaacagtaacagttcgagagtTGCTGCATTAAATTCCGATACataattaattattcgtttatgaacaaattgaggaaactaagtctttgtatcgaatacattcatgatatgcttgaggatcctataactgaagggctattacccataagtcttattaagagagctcatagacagGTATTGATTGATGGCCGTGCGCAACCACATATCGTATTATGAATGcttaagtattagttaattttcatcatcagtttgattttgtttgtctctaagaatatgttaAACCGGTATAAtagcatatagacaaataaagttacaaatcaaacaaagggcttatgcgtattttgatcataacgattaggttttaaattaaggctatagtatgactaatgggggtcctgagtcgcatgaCGATTCAACgactgtatttctctgctatagttcttgtttaaggctaaaatgagtgttaatctagtagccattataatcatttacattatatagatcaaaatatataacaacctaatatttaattagttggtaattgttgatgggccatattaccattattaactaattaaggtttcctcttgggtgcatatataaggagactaatgTAGAGGTTTCAAGGTTAGACAATTGACATAACCTAATTATCATAACATCAAATCGCCTCCTCTCCTCAACCGATTACCCTTTATCGgttttcatcatcaccatcattagattgcaccctagggaggaaccagatcaagctgacgATCATGTCAAACCTTATTACTgcatctccatctggattctctactggcctgtactgctgcaatcaggtatgttattcatgttttccattatgcctaaaacagaactgatcaacataaCAATCTGTAATGATCGAACATTTAACAAATTGAACAATTAATAAAGTAACGGGTCAAGTtgttctacaaaggcttctaattgtaagaagtgtaagaaggatttataaagtgacaagtgtctaataacttaaaactaaacccactacatcaccaccaaaaacctaaacacccacccccaccccaccccaccaccacccaaaaacctaaaccccccccccaaaccaaaaaacctaaaccccccaccccccacccaccccccccccccggcaaaaaaaaaacaaaaaaaaaaactatacctcacaaaaacccccaaaaaacctaaaccccccccccacccccacccctcaaaaacctaaaaaaaacctaaacccccccccccccaaaaaaaaaaaacctaaaaaacctaacacccccccccccccaaccccccaaaaacctaaaagaaaatctaaaaaaaactaaacacccacccccaccccccacccccacccaaaaacctaaacccccaccccccaccccctcggccaaaaaaaaaaaaaaattagggtgggtgatgtgtgggtgggggtttaggtttttggtggtggtgaatgtttaaggttttttgtttttttttttttttgtgtagtgagtttttttaggttattggacacttgtcactctataaatccttctacACTTCTTACAAATatgatcctttgtatttgatctaaTCCATAAAGTAACAAATCAAGAGCCTTGATACATGTAGGCCGTAATCGAAGAGCTGTAGAAGCATTAATTTGAACTCTATAAGTTCTATAACCAGAAAAGGGAAATTCGCATATCATAGTCGCCCAATCTATCAGAAGCCAGTAATCAGAAACAAGACATTAGAAGCCAGTAATCAGAATTCGCAAATGGCAATCGTAACAAACTGAAATCGCAGAAGGCAAAAATCGTTGGCTACAAATAGCAGAAATAGCATCAAAAATAGGGATTGTGGAAAGGGGACAATCGGCACAAGACATTTCATTGAAGGAGTGCAATTCTAAAGTAGATTATTGCTCTTCCATATTTGAACGATTACTCTTCCAAAAGCTCAGCCACTGATTTTCCCGTAATTCCCTTGCCTCGGCTATCCTCTGAAGTTACCGACTTGCTGTGATATATTCATAATCCATCGATTCGAGGCCTAAACTCCATGTCCCTACGTGTTCTTAACTCTTGAGTTCATCTTTTTACATATGCAGAAAGAGAGAAACATATATAGATCGGGAACTAAGGTTAGAGAGAGAGAGCGTTGTGAAAGCAGGGAGAACTCCACCGATCCACAGCCCCACCATCATCACCGAGATGAGAATTAGCGGTCGATCTGGTTAGTACAACCGATTAGCAGATGGCGACTGAAGCAACGAAGAAGTGGAATCCCAAATATTTATCACCAGTATAATATACTGACAAGAAAAATAGGTTTAGTAAATTTGAGAGGggagaaataataaaaaaaactaaaagattatTCATAAAGTAGCGGTTAATTGAAGAGGCTCGGGGTACGTGGTGGTGGCGtgacaacaaaaaaaaattggtattagaccatgcgtaatggtgtaacattataatgcccccaccatggggcgttttgcgccatgtggcagcccagtcagcaaggggcattataccataaaatggtgtagtggggcattattcagataatgcccatgcaatcatttcccaattattttttttaaactttaaatactttattaaataaaaaaaatacaatactagaaataaaaaacataaaatccgattaaataaaaaaaatactacaaataaaaaaattaaaatccgaATATAAAAAAAAAGACTAGTTTTCATCTTCGCTTTCTTCACCCTCGTCCTCCGTTTCTTCCTCTCCCTCCGGTGGAACAtaccgaaccgaccatgcgtggtgtagtaaatcaaccattaactgggaatggtacggttcgtaacgcaactctcgcgcgttattcactctttcttccattgacgCCTGCGGATGCTCTTCTTGAACGGCTTCTGGCACATAATTCTGGCATATTGcctttccttcgtcttccaaaatcatgttgtgcatgattatacacgcgtacatagcatctctcattttttgcttgctccatgcacgacaaggatttctcaaataatgccagcgttgtttaagaaccccaaagcatctctcaatgtcttttcgtgaagactcttgaacctttttaaaaTATGCTCTTTTTTCATCAAAAGGATCACTATACGTTTTCACGAAAATCGAATACCTAGGATATATTCCGTCGCTCAAGTAATATCCATGAGGGTAATAGTTTCCATTTGCGTAAAACGACGCTTTAGGAGCTTTGCCAGAAATCCACTCCTCTAACAGCGGAGATTGTTCAAAAACGTTGatatcattgcatgacccgaccacgccaaagtaagcagaccaaacccaaaggtcctgtGAAGCAACCGCCTGAAGAATAATAGTGGGTCCTTTTTGGTCACCACGTGTGTGTTGGCCTCGCCATGCAGTCGGGCAGTTATCCCAACGCCAATGCATGCAATCTATGCTCCCGATCATACCAGGCAAACCATGCTCGGCATTATGTACCTCGTAGATCTTTTGAAGGTCCTCCCATGTAGGCGTTCTAAGATAACGCGCACCGTACACATCAattatacctttataaaaaaaaaatagtcacaaaaaaaaattaaagaaattgtAAACATagacaaaaaaaataaaagtgtAAAGTATAGGAATTTTACCGCGACAAAAATGCTCCAAGCTATCTCTCGTTGTTTTCTCCCCCATTTTT
The sequence above is drawn from the Helianthus annuus cultivar XRQ/B chromosome 12, HanXRQr2.0-SUNRISE, whole genome shotgun sequence genome and encodes:
- the LOC110894672 gene encoding protein ALP1-like — encoded protein: MDSPSSSSMLNYCYHEFFADGDGSTDEEVEQEAVTGACKLAMRYAEHCRRPQAKKGKRGYIERDRRGAHDRLMKDYFDEEPTYSNEMFRRRFRMSKRLFLRIVHDLEANYDFFKQKADARGELGFTGIQKCTSALRILAYGNTTDINDEYLKMGEKTTRDSLEHFCRGIIDVYGARYLRTPTWEDLQKIYEVHNAEHGLPGMIGSIDCMHWRWDNCPTAWRGQHTRGDQKGPTIILQAVASQDLWVWSAYFGVVGSCNDINVFEQSPLLEEWISGKAPKASFYANGNYYPHGYYLSDGIYPRYSIFVKTYSDPFDEKRAYFKKVQESSRKDIERCFGVLKQRWHYLRNPCRAWSKQKMRDAMYACIIMHNMILEDEGKAICQNYVPEAVQEEHPQASMEERVNNARELRYEPYHSQLMVDLLHHAWSVRYVPPEGEEETEDEGEESEDEN